In one Candidatus Nitronereus thalassa genomic region, the following are encoded:
- a CDS encoding response regulator transcription factor encodes MTLNSDNRRLLVIDDNPAIFEDIRKILQIPTPQKDFQSIRSELFGESVPIPLTMAFHIAYADQGQQGLAMVQEALQNGTPYAMAFVDMRMPPGWDGAETIEHIWQVDPDIQMVICTAYSDHDWEHLLKRLTQHDKLLILRKPFDPIEIRQLAVSLTERWNHHVQTKQQLNDIAALQEERAWEIQQTIQELEQEANRRDNPANLH; translated from the coding sequence ATGACCTTGAACTCAGACAATCGCCGGCTATTGGTCATTGACGATAACCCAGCCATATTCGAGGATATTCGAAAAATCCTTCAAATCCCCACCCCTCAGAAGGATTTTCAAAGCATTCGAAGTGAGTTGTTTGGAGAATCGGTCCCCATTCCACTCACCATGGCATTTCATATTGCCTATGCAGACCAAGGCCAACAGGGATTGGCGATGGTCCAGGAAGCCCTTCAAAACGGCACCCCCTACGCCATGGCGTTTGTCGATATGCGGATGCCCCCAGGATGGGATGGAGCAGAAACCATAGAGCATATTTGGCAAGTGGATCCTGACATTCAAATGGTGATCTGTACCGCCTACTCCGATCATGATTGGGAACACTTGCTAAAGCGACTGACTCAACACGACAAGCTGCTTATTCTGCGCAAACCATTCGATCCCATTGAAATACGCCAGCTTGCCGTCTCCCTCACAGAGCGGTGGAATCATCACGTCCAAACCAAGCAACAACTTAATGATATAGCCGCGCTCCAAGAAGAGCGAGCATGGGAAATTCAACAGACAATCCAAGAGCTGGAGCAAGAAGCTAATCGTCGTGACAATCCCGCGAATCTTCACTGA
- a CDS encoding ATP-binding protein, whose protein sequence is MMTNTSLITQSPLEILLVEDDEDDYHIIKNILSQVEETTFHLDWVSDYDEATHRIQTHGYAIFLFDYRLGNHTGLDLVKYVRTIQCSTPCILLTGQDDHHVDVRAGESGAEDYLVKGELLASGLERSIRYALERHKAEKEREDLMDQLLETSRQLGRAEVAVNVLHNVGNVLNSINVSATQITTLLKNSYTNDIGRIASMIRAHQQDLGHFFTQDTKGQLIPSYLSELDKQVAKQHQTMLEEIQALTKNLDHLKHIVQAQQANTVGTNQKEPVILSELMEQALTINFGTLPQHQVSIVRDFADAPPIMSDKHQILQILVNLIRNAKHSMMAKPGISHCLSLTIDGTRTPNRVLLIVQDTGVGIKPQLLTKIFTQGFSTKQEGQGLGLHSSALAAQSLQGSLQAFSVGEGQGARFTLDLPYTPVEALIS, encoded by the coding sequence ATGATGACGAATACCTCACTCATAACACAATCTCCCCTTGAAATATTACTGGTTGAAGATGATGAAGATGATTATCACATCATCAAAAACATACTTTCTCAAGTAGAGGAAACGACATTTCACCTTGATTGGGTTTCGGACTATGACGAGGCAACACACCGCATTCAAACACATGGGTACGCGATATTTCTTTTCGATTACCGCTTGGGCAACCACACGGGCCTTGACCTCGTAAAATATGTTCGAACCATACAATGTTCTACCCCTTGCATTTTGTTAACGGGGCAAGATGATCATCATGTCGATGTCCGTGCGGGGGAAAGTGGAGCCGAAGATTACCTGGTCAAAGGAGAGCTGCTGGCCTCAGGATTAGAACGATCGATTCGTTATGCCCTAGAACGCCACAAAGCTGAAAAAGAACGTGAAGATCTCATGGATCAGCTTTTAGAAACCTCCCGTCAATTAGGAAGGGCAGAGGTTGCGGTCAATGTCTTGCACAATGTGGGAAATGTTCTCAATAGCATCAACGTTTCTGCCACTCAAATCACCACCCTGCTGAAAAATTCCTATACCAATGACATTGGAAGAATTGCCTCCATGATCCGAGCCCATCAACAGGATTTAGGACACTTTTTCACACAAGACACTAAAGGTCAGCTGATCCCCTCGTATTTAAGCGAATTAGATAAACAAGTGGCCAAACAGCATCAAACGATGCTGGAAGAGATCCAAGCCCTGACAAAAAATCTCGACCATCTCAAACACATTGTTCAAGCCCAACAGGCAAACACGGTTGGGACAAACCAAAAAGAACCCGTCATTCTTTCAGAATTGATGGAGCAGGCACTGACCATCAATTTTGGCACACTTCCACAACACCAGGTATCCATTGTACGAGATTTTGCCGATGCCCCCCCCATCATGTCTGACAAACATCAGATTCTCCAAATATTGGTGAATCTCATTCGGAATGCGAAACATTCCATGATGGCAAAACCAGGAATTTCCCATTGCCTGAGTCTCACAATCGACGGAACGCGCACACCCAATCGAGTCCTTCTCATCGTTCAAGATACGGGGGTGGGCATCAAACCTCAGCTGCTTACCAAGATTTTCACCCAAGGATTTTCTACTAAACAGGAAGGGCAGGGATTAGGACTTCATAGCAGCGCCTTGGCGGCCCAATCCCTCCAAGGATCACTTCAGGCTTTTAGCGTCGGGGAAGGACAAGGGGCACGATTTACTCTCGACCTTCCCTATACACCCGTGGAGGCACTCATTTCATGA
- a CDS encoding response regulator, which translates to MIHSDTSLASTREEEAVPSPLAAFPPDSTKSGPVSIAQGNHQSRIILMVDDDSDDCLLAQEAWEEIQSGNELRFIHDGQAVLNYLYHYGEFAHAQSAPRPGIILLDLNMPKKNGHEVLGILKKDQDLYTIPIVVFTTTRNSEEIFRAYQEGANAFMTKPTSFEGYRDTLLALDYYWLHLVQLPQP; encoded by the coding sequence TTGATCCATTCAGACACCTCTCTAGCCAGCACTAGGGAAGAAGAAGCAGTCCCCTCCCCGCTTGCCGCCTTTCCACCGGATTCCACCAAAAGTGGTCCCGTGTCAATTGCTCAGGGGAACCACCAAAGCCGAATCATTCTGATGGTAGATGATGACTCAGATGATTGCTTACTCGCCCAGGAGGCTTGGGAAGAAATTCAATCCGGGAATGAACTGAGGTTTATCCATGATGGCCAAGCTGTCTTAAATTATCTGTACCATTATGGAGAATTTGCTCACGCTCAATCCGCCCCTCGTCCGGGCATTATTTTATTGGACCTCAATATGCCGAAAAAAAATGGGCATGAAGTCCTTGGGATTCTGAAAAAGGATCAAGACCTCTACACCATCCCCATTGTCGTGTTCACTACCACGAGGAACAGTGAAGAAATTTTTCGCGCCTACCAAGAAGGCGCAAATGCGTTCATGACCAAACCCACGTCATTCGAGGGATATCGAGACACCCTGTTGGCGTTGGATTATTACTGGTTACACCTCGTCCAACTTCCCCAGCCATAA
- a CDS encoding response regulator, with product MKMSHLATMSIENPSRTILMADDDPDDCLLTQDAWEEYGCPHALKFVRDGEELLDYLHRRGKFSDTEDFPLPGMILLDLNMPRKNGHQALKEIRDHEIFRHIPVVVMTTSIDEEDTCRTYALGANACMTKPRSAQEFHTIVGALSQYWTNMVELPYGSDKPAWDSLSH from the coding sequence ATGAAAATGTCACATTTAGCAACGATGTCCATAGAGAATCCTTCCAGAACGATTCTGATGGCCGATGACGACCCAGACGATTGTTTACTCACTCAGGATGCCTGGGAAGAATATGGATGTCCTCATGCCCTAAAGTTTGTTCGAGATGGCGAAGAACTTCTCGACTATCTCCATCGTCGTGGAAAGTTTTCTGATACTGAAGATTTTCCCCTTCCAGGTATGATTTTGCTTGACTTGAACATGCCGAGAAAAAATGGCCATCAGGCCTTAAAGGAAATCCGGGATCATGAAATCTTTCGCCATATTCCAGTAGTAGTCATGACCACCTCGATTGATGAAGAAGATACCTGTCGAACCTATGCCTTGGGAGCCAATGCCTGCATGACTAAACCACGTTCGGCCCAAGAATTTCATACCATCGTGGGTGCCCTAAGCCAATATTGGACCAACATGGTAGAACTTCCCTATGGCAGCGATAAACCTGCCTGGGACTCTTTGTCTCACTAG